In uncultured Fibrobacter sp., the following proteins share a genomic window:
- a CDS encoding pitrilysin family protein produces the protein MINVKICRFSLPLLLASLFLMLACAGAPEPETEPVAEQAIAAELPKDSAAAPVASAAQTPSIPESYKDIQFPEYRYVAPYPKDYRVEIAPGVVGYIVSDRSLPLVNFTVYFDESSVPAVLKDEAASSMVGSMLRRGAGGGISARALDDSLEFISAGLSSSVGTFASMFDIDCLSKDFPGMLNLAKQVLTAPAFDKEQFEILRANFLTAYDRRYDTPAKVLSALRSKVNYAPNPRLWDANADDYKKVSVADVKRLAQGVYSSDHIIFALSGDVDRDSAVAVLKEFFEGWKAALKAPSKPTKTAQTKAPAPEQLSFVRKPGIYVVDKDITQANISMNQPFVRRPHEDYYPAAVANFILGGGSFTSRLMNRVRSDEGLAYSVYSSVGNDYRDTAMVTIALQTKVESVEFALKLIREVVEEFAKNGPTEDELVQAKKSLIESLPSLFDSPSSTAEIFAKGELLGKSFDHYLDYVKEINAVTAEQVKAMVKKYFDMDKMTVSIVAPVAKLESLKPFTVVSQDSLEFRDR, from the coding sequence CCGGTTGCAAGTGCTGCGCAAACGCCTTCTATTCCGGAGAGTTACAAGGATATTCAATTCCCTGAATACCGCTACGTGGCTCCGTATCCGAAAGACTATCGTGTTGAAATTGCTCCCGGCGTTGTGGGTTACATCGTGAGTGACCGAAGCCTGCCTTTGGTGAATTTTACGGTTTACTTCGACGAGTCGAGTGTTCCGGCAGTCCTTAAGGACGAGGCTGCCTCTTCGATGGTCGGGAGTATGCTTCGTCGCGGTGCCGGTGGCGGTATTTCCGCTCGCGCACTGGATGATTCGCTTGAGTTTATCAGTGCCGGCTTAAGCTCTTCGGTGGGTACGTTTGCGTCGATGTTCGATATCGACTGCCTGTCGAAGGATTTCCCGGGAATGCTGAATCTTGCAAAGCAGGTCCTGACGGCTCCTGCATTCGACAAGGAACAGTTTGAAATTTTACGTGCGAATTTCTTGACGGCATACGACCGTCGCTACGATACTCCCGCGAAGGTGCTTTCTGCGCTTCGCTCCAAGGTGAATTACGCTCCGAATCCAAGACTCTGGGACGCCAATGCCGATGACTATAAGAAGGTCTCGGTTGCTGATGTGAAGCGTCTTGCACAAGGCGTCTACTCTTCGGATCACATTATTTTTGCACTTTCCGGTGATGTCGATCGGGATTCGGCGGTCGCGGTGCTCAAGGAGTTTTTCGAAGGCTGGAAAGCTGCGTTGAAGGCCCCTTCAAAACCGACGAAGACCGCCCAGACGAAAGCCCCTGCTCCAGAACAGCTGTCGTTTGTGCGCAAGCCGGGGATCTATGTGGTGGACAAGGATATTACGCAGGCGAATATCTCTATGAACCAACCGTTCGTTCGTAGACCTCACGAGGACTATTATCCTGCTGCAGTGGCGAACTTTATTCTGGGTGGCGGAAGCTTTACGAGCCGCCTGATGAACCGTGTGCGCAGTGACGAGGGTCTTGCCTATAGTGTCTACAGTTCGGTCGGGAACGACTACCGCGATACGGCCATGGTGACAATCGCCTTGCAGACCAAGGTAGAGTCGGTTGAATTTGCTCTGAAACTTATCCGCGAGGTGGTGGAGGAATTTGCGAAGAACGGTCCGACGGAAGATGAACTTGTTCAGGCGAAAAAGTCGCTGATCGAAAGCCTCCCGAGCCTGTTCGACAGCCCGTCTTCGACGGCAGAAATTTTTGCAAAAGGTGAACTGCTCGGAAAATCGTTTGACCATTATCTGGACTACGTGAAGGAAATCAATGCGGTGACGGCGGAGCAGGTGAAGGCGATGGTGAAGAAGTATTTCGACATGGACAAGATGACGGTCTCGATTGTCGCGCCGGTTGCAAAGCTTGAATCGCTGAAGCCTTTTACCGTTGTTTCTCAGGATAGCTTGGAATTTAGGGACAGGTGA